A single window of Sphingobacteriales bacterium DNA harbors:
- a CDS encoding AAA family ATPase, which yields MQVEIKNLGYVEEVSIDLSKNLTVLCGHNNTGKTYIAYAVYGFLKYMDLFTPPVPLKLPQREDTFTYDLSKEHEHTTTIDVIDYIVKNNDTYLRLLSTTYFVTLIAQVFGVEKNYFKSTEIKINLDDLQETVLSKQYFYTFKYSKSDIEDVDLVIKKDTNSPLLKIEHLNIEKTEVIFDGLVASCLRGFFYSIFHPKNTYIAPAERIAVNIFAKELSLKRSALIDDILERQKDIKNPFDYISRRATRYPAPIRDSLEIAEDLANFSKQKSSFNDFADEIEREILKGQVLVSKEGEVEFIPKGTKKTKLPVHLSASVVKSLASLVIYFRHMASEGDFIIIDEPEMSLHPDNQVLMARIIAKIVNRGFKVLISTHSDYIVRELNNLIMLQAKPAFAKKYKYSADMMLDPEKIAVLLFRNDSRKAIPILVDTSGFEIETMDSVTHELNQRTQDLYFNEKP from the coding sequence ATGCAAGTAGAGATAAAAAACTTGGGCTATGTAGAAGAGGTAAGCATTGACCTCAGTAAAAATCTTACGGTATTGTGCGGACACAACAATACCGGAAAAACATATATAGCTTATGCAGTGTATGGGTTTTTGAAGTATATGGATCTTTTTACCCCCCCTGTTCCTTTAAAATTACCCCAAAGAGAAGATACATTTACATATGATCTTAGCAAAGAGCATGAACATACTACTACTATTGATGTAATAGACTATATAGTAAAAAATAATGATACTTATTTAAGGCTGCTTTCTACAACTTATTTTGTCACATTAATAGCCCAAGTTTTTGGAGTTGAAAAAAACTATTTCAAATCAACGGAAATCAAAATTAATCTGGACGACCTCCAAGAAACAGTATTATCAAAACAATATTTTTATACTTTTAAATATAGCAAATCTGATATTGAAGATGTTGACCTAGTTATAAAAAAAGATACAAATTCGCCGCTCTTAAAAATTGAACATCTTAATATAGAAAAAACAGAGGTAATTTTTGATGGATTAGTAGCTTCTTGTCTTAGAGGCTTTTTTTACAGCATTTTCCATCCAAAAAACACCTACATCGCCCCTGCCGAACGAATTGCGGTGAACATTTTTGCGAAAGAGCTTTCTTTAAAAAGAAGTGCCTTGATAGATGATATATTAGAACGCCAAAAAGACATTAAAAACCCCTTTGATTATATCAGCCGCCGCGCCACACGCTACCCTGCCCCTATACGCGACAGTCTCGAAATTGCAGAAGACCTTGCCAATTTTTCTAAACAAAAAAGCAGTTTTAACGATTTTGCTGATGAAATAGAGCGTGAGATTTTAAAAGGACAAGTGCTTGTTTCCAAAGAAGGAGAAGTAGAATTTATACCGAAAGGTACTAAAAAAACAAAATTACCTGTTCATCTGTCGGCTTCTGTGGTAAAATCGCTGGCAAGCTTGGTGATTTATTTTCGGCACATGGCTTCTGAAGGGGATTTTATTATCATAGACGAACCCGAAATGAGTTTGCACCCTGATAATCAAGTACTGATGGCGCGCATTATTGCCAAAATCGTCAATAGAGGTTTTAAAGTGCTTATCAGCACCCACAGCGATTATATTGTGCGCGAACTCAACAATTTAATTATGTTGCAGGCAAAACCCGCTTTTGCCAAGAAATATAAATACAGCGCGGATATGATGCTTGACCCCGAAAAAATCGCAGTGCTTTTGTTTCGAAACGACTCGCGCAAAGCCATTCCGATTTTGGTAGATACAAGCGGCTTTGAAATAGAAACGATGGATAGTGTTACGCATGAATTAAACCAAAGAACGCAGGATTTATATTTCAACGAAAAACCCTGA
- the aspS gene encoding aspartate--tRNA ligase yields MYRTHTCGELRPQHISQQITLAGWVQRVREFGAMVFVDLRDRYGITQLVFSNEHNATLCEQAKTLGREFVIQAQGTVRERSSKNANLPTGDVELLVNSLSVLNKSKTPPFTIEDDTDGGEDLRMKYRYLDLRRNPIQKNLILRHRIAQETRRYLSENNFLEIETPYLIKSTPEGARDFVVPSRLNEGQFYALPQSPQTFKQLLMVSGYDRYFQIVRCFRDEDLRADRQPEFTQIDCEMAFVKQEDVLNTFEGLMRHILKYVHGVEVGDFPRMTYDDAMRIYGSDKPDIRFGMQFVELNEVTKGKNFPVFDDAELVVGICAQGCAEFTRKQIDELTDYIKRPQVGAKGLVWVKYNADGTLKSSVDKFYSEADLREWAQKMNAQPNDLLLILAGETDKTRKQLNILRLEMGDRLGLRKKDDFKFLWVIDFPLLEWDEEEKRWAACHHPFTSPKKEDMAKMHSDPGAVRANAYDMVLNGTEIGGGSIRIHDRALQQQLFELLGMDEEEFMGKFGFLLGAFEFGAPPHGGLAFGFDRLCALMGGADAIRDFIAFPKNNSGRDVMIDAPSPIDDKQYKELHIKPL; encoded by the coding sequence ATGTACAGAACCCACACTTGCGGCGAATTGCGTCCGCAACATATTTCTCAGCAAATAACGCTCGCCGGTTGGGTGCAGCGTGTTCGCGAATTTGGTGCGATGGTTTTTGTTGACCTGCGCGACCGCTACGGCATCACCCAGCTTGTTTTCAGCAACGAACACAATGCTACTCTCTGCGAGCAAGCCAAAACATTAGGGCGCGAATTTGTGATTCAGGCGCAGGGTACGGTGCGCGAGCGCAGCAGCAAAAACGCCAACCTGCCCACCGGCGATGTAGAACTGTTGGTGAATAGCCTCAGCGTACTCAACAAATCTAAAACGCCTCCCTTTACGATTGAAGATGATACAGACGGCGGCGAAGATTTGCGTATGAAATACCGCTATTTGGATTTGCGCCGCAATCCTATACAAAAAAACCTCATTTTGCGCCACCGCATTGCACAGGAAACGCGCCGCTACCTCAGCGAAAACAATTTTTTGGAAATAGAAACGCCTTATCTCATCAAATCAACGCCCGAAGGTGCGCGTGATTTTGTAGTACCCAGCCGCCTGAACGAAGGACAATTTTATGCCCTGCCGCAATCGCCGCAAACGTTCAAGCAACTACTGATGGTGAGCGGCTACGACCGCTATTTTCAGATTGTGCGCTGCTTCCGCGATGAAGACCTGCGTGCCGACCGCCAGCCCGAATTTACACAAATAGACTGCGAAATGGCTTTTGTGAAGCAGGAAGATGTGCTGAACACCTTTGAAGGGCTGATGCGCCATATTTTGAAATATGTGCACGGCGTGGAAGTGGGCGATTTTCCGCGTATGACCTACGATGATGCTATGCGCATCTACGGCAGCGACAAACCCGACATTCGCTTCGGTATGCAGTTTGTGGAATTGAACGAAGTGACAAAAGGAAAAAACTTTCCGGTATTTGACGATGCTGAACTCGTAGTGGGCATTTGCGCACAGGGCTGTGCCGAATTTACACGCAAACAAATTGACGAACTCACCGACTACATCAAGCGTCCGCAAGTGGGCGCAAAAGGTTTGGTGTGGGTAAAATACAATGCTGATGGCACGTTGAAATCTTCGGTAGATAAATTTTACAGCGAAGCCGACCTGCGCGAGTGGGCGCAAAAAATGAATGCCCAACCCAACGATTTGCTGCTGATTTTGGCGGGCGAAACCGACAAAACACGCAAACAACTCAATATATTGCGCCTTGAAATGGGCGACCGCTTGGGCTTGCGCAAAAAAGACGATTTTAAATTTTTATGGGTAATTGATTTTCCTTTGTTGGAGTGGGACGAAGAAGAAAAACGCTGGGCGGCTTGTCATCACCCTTTTACTTCACCGAAAAAGGAAGATATGGCAAAAATGCACAGCGACCCCGGAGCCGTGCGTGCCAATGCTTATGATATGGTACTCAACGGCACAGAAATCGGCGGCGGCTCTATTCGTATCCACGACCGCGCTTTACAGCAGCAATTATTTGAATTGTTGGGTATGGACGAGGAGGAGTTTATGGGTAAATTTGGATTTTTGCTCGGAGCTTTTGAATTTGGTGCGCCGCCGCATGGTGGTTTAGCTTTCGGCTTCGACCGCTTATGTGCGCTGATGGGCGGTGCTGATGCTATCCGCGATTTTATTGCTTTCCCTAAAAACAATTCCGGCAGAGATGTGATGATTGATGCGCCTTCACCGATTGATGATAAACAATATAAAGAATTGCATATCAAGCCTTTGTAG
- a CDS encoding sodium-dependent transporter: MTANKESWGTRVGLVLAMAGNAVGLGNFLRFPVQAIQNGGGAFIVPYLVCFVLMGIPLLYVEWAMGRFGGRHGHHSTPFILGSMDKRSFWKYIGVFGIFTNLAVAAYYCYLESWTLSYVYHSVVGSFAGQSSDSVAAFFDNYIALNTAEPVVFWIICLLLNTWILSRGLSGGVEKVAKIGMPLLIVFGVFLAVQGITLQAGTHGAVNDGAVGLNFLWTPDFSSIWNAKVWMAAAGQIFFTLSVGMGSIQCYASYIKGKDDIALNAMSAGWMNEFVEVVLGSAILIPISVGYLGIDRVIEMTKTGGLGLGFKTLPYLFQQWGALMATFSGVMWFGLLFFAGITSSLAMGTPCMGFLQDEFGWKRKNAAWAFGACVLILGLPTVLYFKEGVFDEYDYWAGTFSLVVFALFETILFAWVFGMKKGWHEITMGADIEVPEIFKFIIKYITPLFLLVVFVGNIPVIWEKISNPANIYVQMSRLGLLLLFLGICYLVWVAYQKRLRENRFH, encoded by the coding sequence ATGACAGCAAACAAAGAATCGTGGGGTACGCGCGTGGGCTTGGTGTTGGCAATGGCGGGCAATGCCGTAGGTTTGGGCAATTTTTTGCGCTTTCCCGTACAAGCTATTCAAAATGGCGGCGGCGCATTTATTGTGCCGTATTTGGTATGTTTTGTGCTGATGGGCATTCCGCTTTTGTATGTCGAGTGGGCTATGGGGCGTTTTGGCGGCAGACACGGGCATCATTCCACGCCTTTTATTTTGGGTAGTATGGATAAACGCAGCTTTTGGAAATATATCGGTGTATTCGGTATTTTTACCAATTTGGCGGTGGCGGCTTATTATTGCTACTTGGAAAGCTGGACACTCAGCTATGTGTATCATTCTGTGGTGGGGTCTTTTGCGGGGCAAAGTTCGGATAGCGTAGCGGCTTTTTTTGATAACTATATTGCGCTCAATACTGCCGAGCCTGTTGTTTTCTGGATTATTTGTTTGCTGCTCAACACTTGGATTCTTTCGCGCGGCTTGAGCGGCGGCGTAGAAAAAGTCGCCAAAATCGGTATGCCTTTGCTAATTGTGTTCGGGGTTTTTTTGGCGGTTCAGGGCATCACGCTCCAAGCCGGCACACACGGAGCCGTGAATGATGGTGCAGTGGGTTTAAACTTTTTGTGGACTCCCGACTTCTCCTCCATCTGGAACGCCAAAGTATGGATGGCTGCCGCCGGACAAATTTTCTTCACGCTTTCGGTGGGTATGGGCAGTATTCAGTGCTATGCTTCCTATATAAAAGGCAAAGACGATATCGCCCTTAATGCCATGAGTGCGGGCTGGATGAACGAATTTGTGGAAGTGGTACTCGGCAGTGCTATCCTTATTCCGATTTCGGTGGGTTATTTGGGCATCGACCGCGTTATTGAAATGACTAAAACCGGCGGCTTGGGATTGGGTTTCAAAACGCTGCCTTATTTATTTCAGCAGTGGGGTGCGCTGATGGCTACTTTTTCGGGCGTGATGTGGTTCGGACTCTTGTTTTTTGCGGGCATCACCTCTTCTTTGGCAATGGGAACACCCTGTATGGGATTTTTGCAAGATGAATTTGGCTGGAAACGCAAAAATGCAGCTTGGGCATTCGGGGCTTGTGTGCTTATTCTGGGCTTGCCTACGGTATTATATTTTAAAGAAGGTGTTTTTGATGAATACGACTATTGGGCGGGTACATTTTCATTGGTGGTATTTGCTTTGTTCGAAACAATTTTGTTTGCCTGGGTATTCGGTATGAAAAAAGGCTGGCACGAAATTACAATGGGAGCGGATATCGAAGTACCCGAAATTTTTAAATTTATTATAAAATACATCACACCTTTGTTTTTATTGGTTGTTTTTGTAGGAAATATTCCGGTGATTTGGGAAAAAATCAGCAACCCTGCCAATATATATGTGCAAATGTCGCGCTTGGGCTTGTTGCTGCTGTTTTTGGGAATTTGCTATTTAGTATGGGTGGCTTATCAAAAGCGGCTGCGTGAAAATCGCTTTCATTGA
- the rsmI gene encoding 16S rRNA (cytidine(1402)-2'-O)-methyltransferase → MLHIVPTPVGNLADITLRALDTLRRADLILAEDTRTTAKLLQHYQIAVPTASFHAHNEHAALAKYIEQLKSGKHIALVSDAGTPAISDPGFLLVRAAVQADIAVECLPGATAFVPALVASALPCDRFIFEGFLPHKKGRKSRWLQLKEEERTLVFYESPFRLTHLLEEVTIFCGDERPVAVARELSKLHEEIKRGTAAEVLEYFRQKGVKGEIVVVVGGKSSEA, encoded by the coding sequence ATGCTACATATTGTTCCTACCCCTGTCGGAAATCTGGCAGATATTACGCTGCGTGCCTTGGATACGCTGCGCCGCGCCGATTTAATACTTGCCGAAGATACGCGCACCACTGCCAAATTATTGCAACATTATCAAATTGCAGTGCCTACGGCTTCTTTTCATGCCCACAACGAACATGCGGCTTTGGCAAAATATATAGAGCAACTCAAAAGCGGCAAACACATTGCGTTGGTGAGCGATGCCGGTACGCCTGCCATCTCCGACCCGGGATTTTTGTTGGTGCGTGCCGCCGTGCAAGCGGATATAGCAGTAGAGTGCCTGCCCGGGGCTACCGCTTTTGTGCCTGCATTAGTGGCTTCGGCTTTGCCCTGCGACCGCTTCATTTTTGAAGGTTTTTTGCCACATAAAAAAGGGCGCAAAAGTCGTTGGCTGCAACTCAAGGAGGAAGAGCGCACGTTGGTGTTTTACGAGTCGCCTTTTCGTTTGACGCATTTGTTGGAGGAGGTGACGATTTTTTGTGGCGACGAACGCCCCGTGGCGGTGGCACGAGAATTGAGCAAACTGCACGAAGAAATTAAGCGGGGTACTGCCGCCGAAGTGTTGGAATATTTCAGGCAAAAAGGCGTGAAAGGCGAAATAGTGGTGGTAGTGGGCGGAAAAAGCAGCGAAGCGTGA
- a CDS encoding urocanate hydratase, producing the protein MTTHSTFQQAVLQGIPQELPPLPPYDPRINHAPKRDVSALTLKDKKLALANALRYFSAAHHATLAPEFLQELEQYGRIYMYRFRPTYAIQARHIDEFPHRSKQAAAIMLMLSNNLSDAVAQHPHELITYGGNGAVFQNWAQYLLTMQYLATMTDDQTLVLYSGHPLGLFPSHPEAPRVVVSNGMMIPNFSKDQDWNYFNALGVTQYGQMTAGSFMYIGPQGIVHGTTLTVLNAARLLEQRRNGGDHTPAFTSLSGKLFVTSGLGGMSGAQAKAAVITGCVGLIAEINPKAIQQRCNDGYVQVANVFSDLELLIPRLRAALQTGEAVALIYQGNIVDLWQKLYDENITPDLGSDQTSLHNPWSGGYYPAGMPFETAQAMIAEQPQSFKAAVQATLCRHVELINAVSARGMYFFDYGNAFLKQAHDAGADIDTPDGAFKYPSYVQDIMGPLCFDYGFGPFRWVCCSNDAADLRRSDHIAAQVLRQLLQEAPPDIRQQLQDNLLWIEQAEANRLVAGSQARILYADDEGRRRIAQAFNDAIAKGEISAPIVLGRDHHDVSGTDSPYRETSNIYDGSQFTADMAIHNVIGDAFRGATWVSIHNGGGVGWGNVINGGFGMVLDGSEAATRRLQNMLYWDVNNGIARRSWARNAGARFAIERAMKKNPQLQVTLPHLVENTFLEDIFSHPNKQQ; encoded by the coding sequence ATGACAACACATTCTACCTTTCAGCAGGCTGTTTTGCAGGGTATTCCCCAAGAACTGCCTCCGCTCCCACCCTACGACCCGCGCATCAACCACGCGCCCAAGCGCGATGTTTCTGCCCTTACGCTCAAAGATAAAAAACTGGCACTCGCCAACGCTTTGCGCTATTTTTCGGCGGCGCACCACGCCACGCTCGCACCCGAATTTTTGCAGGAATTAGAGCAATACGGACGTATTTATATGTACCGTTTTCGCCCCACCTACGCCATTCAGGCGCGGCATATCGACGAATTTCCGCATCGCTCCAAACAAGCCGCCGCCATTATGCTCATGCTCTCCAATAATCTCAGCGATGCTGTGGCGCAGCACCCCCACGAACTCATCACTTACGGCGGCAATGGTGCGGTGTTTCAAAACTGGGCGCAATACCTCCTCACGATGCAATACCTCGCTACCATGACAGACGACCAAACCTTGGTGCTGTATTCAGGACACCCACTCGGTTTGTTTCCTTCGCACCCCGAAGCACCGCGCGTGGTGGTGAGCAATGGTATGATGATTCCGAATTTCAGTAAAGACCAAGACTGGAATTATTTTAATGCTCTCGGTGTAACACAATACGGACAAATGACTGCTGGCTCGTTTATGTATATAGGTCCGCAGGGAATTGTGCACGGCACTACCCTCACGGTACTCAATGCGGCACGCCTGTTGGAACAACGCCGAAACGGTGGCGACCACACCCCTGCTTTTACTTCTTTGAGCGGCAAATTATTTGTAACCTCCGGCTTGGGCGGTATGTCGGGCGCACAGGCAAAGGCGGCGGTGATTACAGGTTGCGTAGGGCTGATTGCAGAAATCAATCCCAAAGCTATTCAACAACGCTGCAACGACGGTTATGTACAAGTTGCCAATGTGTTCAGCGATTTGGAATTGCTCATTCCGCGCTTGCGGGCTGCCCTCCAAACGGGCGAAGCTGTTGCTTTGATTTATCAGGGAAATATTGTGGATTTGTGGCAAAAATTATACGATGAAAATATCACCCCCGATTTGGGCAGCGACCAAACCTCTTTGCACAATCCTTGGTCGGGCGGCTATTATCCGGCGGGTATGCCTTTTGAAACAGCACAAGCGATGATTGCCGAGCAGCCGCAGTCATTCAAAGCAGCAGTGCAGGCAACTTTGTGCCGCCATGTGGAGCTGATTAATGCCGTGAGTGCGCGAGGCATGTATTTTTTTGATTATGGAAATGCTTTTTTGAAGCAGGCACACGATGCAGGTGCTGATATTGATACGCCTGATGGTGCTTTTAAATATCCTTCGTATGTGCAGGATATTATGGGACCTTTGTGTTTTGATTATGGCTTTGGTCCTTTCAGGTGGGTGTGTTGCTCCAACGATGCCGCCGACTTGCGGCGCAGCGACCACATTGCAGCACAGGTATTGCGCCAATTGCTGCAAGAAGCTCCGCCCGATATTCGCCAGCAATTACAGGATAATCTGCTGTGGATAGAGCAAGCCGAAGCCAACCGCTTGGTGGCGGGTTCGCAGGCACGCATTTTATATGCCGATGACGAAGGTCGCCGCCGTATTGCGCAGGCATTTAATGATGCAATTGCCAAAGGCGAAATTTCAGCACCTATCGTGTTGGGGCGCGACCACCACGATGTGTCGGGTACAGACTCGCCCTACCGCGAAACGAGTAATATTTACGATGGTTCGCAATTTACGGCGGATATGGCTATCCATAATGTAATTGGCGATGCGTTCAGAGGGGCAACTTGGGTGAGTATTCACAATGGCGGCGGTGTGGGCTGGGGCAATGTTATCAATGGCGGCTTCGGTATGGTACTCGATGGCAGCGAAGCGGCAACACGGCGATTACAGAATATGTTGTATTGGGACGTAAACAATGGCATTGCACGCCGTTCGTGGGCACGCAATGCGGGGGCGCGTTTTGCGATAGAGCGTGCTATGAAAAAAAATCCGCAGTTGCAGGTGACGCTACCTCATTTGGTTGAAAACACTTTTTTGGAAGATATATTTTCGCACCCGAATAAGCAGCAATAG
- a CDS encoding N-acetylmuramoyl-L-alanine amidase, protein MAVAQYLSAQQVSETETLPFAVADILQAAKEELQLDLQLQQLHRTGEQLMIEVELAPASLLYFDDVAYDELLEHTLGSLHSEGIYQVQWVYRDEAGVLQPLSALLPHQEKDHYITPPNKDPFPATEGNTYLQKNYGNPHNGQAQPNGFLSGKTVWLSPGHGWLYYTSLGYFSTQRDNSAGFGLVEDFGSVEAVHYYLMKYLHNAGASVWSVRERDFNSSEIIVNNDAGAPAYTETGTWTTSASAGYNGSSYRYVYTDSTETATAIYTPTVPKAGYYWVSVYYLNGANRATDTKYIVQHAGGSSVVHLNQEVHGNTWVYLGEFYFDAGSNAKIILSNESAESNQAVIADAVRLGGGTSSVSDCTYGTTNSEPRFEEAARYYAPYQGYGTCNGDVTIRPFYSEWELAKGTATEQNNACYVSWHTNACCSGTGTETYMYNGAATAGSLELRNFIHDELVGDIQGGYDAAWVNRGKKSADFGELRELTTMPGCLIEVGFHDNSYDAGALLTPKFRNLAARAVYQGIAKYFANANGTTAILLPEPPNDLRAENNGSGGITLNWAAPVSGGIYGDAATAYKVYIGTHGKAFNDGILLGNSTSYTFSSLNPATTYYFKVSAVNGGGESFTTAVVAARTPDNGITQVPYLIVDGFDRLDKSAAVKVNETKPTAAPLGLLNRLFLERMNSYDYVSEHAASMAACDLTFNGTANENIANGLVNLNNYEGVDWICGEESTVDYTLNTAEKAALTTYLNNGGNLLISGAEIGWDIGRAASPNADVAFYNNYLKATYVGDDANTYQFSGTASGIFSGTSGAFDDDYSDYYLVEYPDRLGTTGGSVAAINYSGGTADGAAVQYAGTFKVVNVGFPLETITNSALRNTIFCNSAEFFTPQPMANFTATPVNSTCGAATFNFTDNSSNAPFAWRWTFEGATPSVSYDQNPQGIVFTAAGTYTITLKVYNAGGSDSTAATINVVLGSDSDNDGICDDTDNCPSIANADQQDTDNDGSGDLCDSVQNCAPFYIINNTFDAGTVMLYQAADYIEADNTVENAALITYTAGNYVSLQAGFWAKESCDFTAMIVGCVPTAAPMPPMANAKTQNNAPTADLSFKAFPNPANDRLHIWLPAHEEPLWIQIFNAQGILLKMQQLEAQDSESISTFEIAQLPAGLYLCTLNSEKAVEAQTKILIVR, encoded by the coding sequence ATGGCAGTGGCTCAATATTTATCGGCGCAACAAGTAAGCGAAACCGAAACCCTGCCCTTTGCCGTAGCCGATATTTTGCAAGCAGCCAAAGAAGAACTGCAATTGGATTTGCAACTGCAACAACTCCACCGCACCGGTGAGCAGTTGATGATAGAAGTGGAACTCGCCCCCGCGAGTTTGCTGTATTTTGACGATGTGGCTTATGACGAACTCTTGGAGCATACGCTGGGCAGCCTCCACAGCGAGGGTATTTATCAGGTGCAGTGGGTATATCGCGATGAGGCGGGAGTATTGCAGCCGCTTTCGGCTCTGTTGCCGCACCAAGAAAAAGACCATTATATCACGCCACCTAATAAAGACCCTTTTCCGGCTACAGAAGGCAATACTTATCTGCAAAAAAATTATGGTAATCCGCATAACGGACAAGCACAGCCCAACGGCTTTTTAAGCGGAAAAACAGTGTGGCTCAGTCCCGGACACGGTTGGTTGTACTATACTTCTCTCGGATATTTCAGCACGCAGCGCGACAATTCGGCGGGCTTCGGATTGGTGGAGGATTTCGGCAGTGTAGAGGCAGTACATTATTATTTGATGAAATACCTGCACAATGCGGGTGCTTCGGTGTGGTCGGTGCGCGAACGCGATTTCAACAGCAGCGAAATTATCGTCAATAACGATGCCGGTGCGCCCGCCTACACCGAAACCGGCACTTGGACAACCAGTGCCTCTGCCGGCTACAACGGAAGTTCCTACCGCTATGTTTATACCGACAGCACCGAAACCGCCACCGCCATTTATACGCCCACTGTTCCCAAAGCGGGTTATTATTGGGTATCGGTGTATTACCTCAACGGTGCTAACCGCGCCACCGACACCAAATACATCGTTCAGCACGCCGGAGGCAGCAGCGTGGTGCACCTCAATCAGGAAGTACACGGCAATACTTGGGTATATTTGGGCGAATTTTATTTTGATGCGGGCAGCAATGCAAAAATTATCCTCAGCAACGAATCTGCCGAAAGCAATCAAGCCGTTATTGCCGATGCCGTGCGCTTGGGCGGCGGCACCAGTTCGGTGAGCGACTGCACCTACGGCACTACCAATAGCGAGCCGCGCTTTGAAGAAGCCGCCCGCTACTATGCTCCTTATCAGGGCTACGGCACTTGCAACGGCGATGTCACCATTCGCCCTTTTTATTCCGAATGGGAATTAGCAAAAGGTACAGCCACCGAACAAAATAATGCCTGCTATGTATCGTGGCATACCAACGCTTGTTGCAGTGGCACAGGTACTGAAACTTATATGTACAATGGCGCAGCAACCGCAGGAAGTTTAGAACTGCGCAATTTTATTCACGATGAATTAGTCGGCGATATTCAGGGAGGATATGATGCTGCCTGGGTGAACAGAGGTAAAAAGTCGGCGGATTTTGGCGAACTGCGTGAACTGACCACCATGCCCGGTTGCCTGATAGAAGTGGGCTTTCATGATAATTCTTATGATGCGGGTGCTTTATTGACCCCGAAATTCCGCAATTTAGCGGCGCGGGCGGTGTATCAGGGTATTGCCAAATATTTTGCCAACGCCAACGGCACTACCGCCATTTTATTACCCGAACCGCCCAACGATTTGCGTGCCGAAAACAACGGAAGTGGCGGCATTACACTCAACTGGGCGGCTCCGGTGTCGGGGGGTATTTACGGCGATGCCGCCACCGCCTACAAAGTTTATATCGGCACACACGGTAAGGCTTTCAACGATGGTATTTTGTTGGGAAATAGCACTTCTTATACCTTTAGCAGTCTCAATCCCGCCACTACTTATTATTTCAAAGTAAGTGCCGTCAATGGCGGTGGCGAATCTTTTACTACTGCTGTGGTAGCGGCACGCACTCCCGACAACGGCATTACACAAGTACCTTATTTAATAGTAGATGGTTTTGACCGTTTGGATAAATCGGCAGCCGTAAAGGTCAATGAAACCAAACCTACGGCTGCTCCTTTGGGGTTGCTCAACCGCTTATTTCTGGAGCGTATGAACAGCTACGATTATGTGAGCGAACACGCCGCTTCTATGGCGGCTTGCGATTTGACTTTTAACGGCACTGCCAATGAAAATATCGCCAATGGATTAGTTAATCTCAATAATTACGAAGGCGTGGACTGGATTTGCGGCGAAGAATCTACGGTGGATTATACCCTCAATACCGCCGAAAAAGCCGCTTTGACCACCTACCTCAACAATGGCGGCAATTTATTGATTTCGGGTGCTGAAATCGGCTGGGATATAGGGCGGGCGGCTTCGCCCAATGCTGATGTGGCTTTTTACAACAATTATTTAAAAGCCACTTATGTAGGCGATGATGCCAATACTTACCAGTTTTCGGGTACGGCGAGTGGTATTTTTTCGGGTACAAGCGGCGCATTTGATGATGATTATTCCGATTATTATTTAGTGGAATATCCCGACCGCTTGGGTACTACAGGCGGCTCTGTGGCGGCGATAAATTATAGCGGCGGCACGGCAGATGGGGCGGCAGTGCAGTATGCAGGAACTTTTAAGGTGGTGAATGTGGGCTTTCCTCTGGAAACCATTACCAACAGTGCCCTGCGCAATACTATCTTTTGCAACAGTGCCGAATTTTTTACCCCCCAACCAATGGCAAATTTTACGGCAACTCCGGTAAACAGCACTTGCGGAGCAGCTACTTTCAATTTTACCGACAACAGCAGCAACGCACCTTTTGCGTGGCGTTGGACTTTTGAAGGTGCCACGCCCTCCGTTTCTTACGACCAAAACCCGCAAGGTATTGTTTTTACGGCGGCAGGAACTTATACTATTACGCTCAAAGTGTATAATGCAGGCGGCAGCGACAGCACTGCTGCCACCATTAATGTAGTATTGGGCAGCGATAGTGATAATGACGGTATATGCGATGATACAGATAATTGTCCCTCCATTGCCAATGCCGACCAACAGGATACCGACAATGACGGTAGCGGCGACCTTTGCGACAGCGTACAAAATTGCGCCCCTTTTTATATCATCAACAACACTTTTGATGCAGGAACTGTAATGCTCTATCAGGCGGCTGATTATATAGAAGCAGATAATACGGTAGAAAACGCTGCGCTTATCACCTATACTGCCGGCAATTATGTGTCGCTGCAAGCGGGTTTTTGGGCAAAAGAATCTTGTGATTTTACGGCGATGATTGTGGGTTGTGTGCCTACTGCCGCACCTATGCCGCCAATGGCAAATGCAAAAACACAAAACAATGCGCCCACCGCCGATTTATCGTTCAAAGCCTTCCCGAATCCGGCAAACGACCGCCTCCATATATGGCTGCCCGCACACGAAGAGCCGCTTTGGATTCAAATATTCAACGCACAGGGTATTTTGTTGAAAATGCAGCAATTAGAAGCACAAGACAGCGAAAGCATCAGCACTTTTGAAATTGCCCAACTGCCGGCGGGTTTGTATCTGTGTACACTCAACAGCGAAAAGGCGGTGGAAGCTCAAACAAAAATTTTGATAGTGAGATAA